The following is a genomic window from Bacteroidales bacterium.
TCCTGGTAATCCCGCAGATTATTTTGAGCGGAGTGCTTGTAAAATATGAAAAACTCAATCCGGCCATCTCCTCCCCGACCAGCATTCCTTTCTACGGAGAACTTATGACAGCCAGATGGGGTTATGAAGCACTTGCCGTCTATCAGTTCAAGGAAAATAAGTATGACCGGCAGTTCTATCAGTGGAACAAGATCATGAGCATGGCCGATTTCAGGAAGAACTACTGGATCAACCATTTAAACAGAAAGCTGGATGAAATTGAATCGAATATTGATCATCCTGAATCAAAACAAAAGGTTGAAAATGATCTTCAGCTTCTTCGCAATGAAATAGGAAAGGAAAATCAGCGGAACAGGCAGGTTGCTTTTGCCTTCATCGACAGTCTGGTTCCCGGGCATGTCACACCCCGCATCATGGAAGAAGCCCGCAGTTATTTGCGTCTGCTCAATACATATTATATCCGATTGTCGAATAAAGCAAACGAAGAAAAGGACAAACTGATCAGCTCGTTGCAGCGCACGCCTGAAATGAAGGAATCCTTCCAATGGCTCAAGAGAAGGCATGCCAACGAGGCATTGGAAGAGTTTGTTACCAATAAAAATGAAACCGACCGGATACTGGAATATAAAAACCACTTATACCAGAAAATCAATCCCATCTATCTCGATCCCGAATCCCGGTTTATCAAAGCACATTTTTATGCGCCCAGGAAAATGGTTTTCGGCCGGTATATAGATACTATCTGGGTAAATATCGGAGTCATATGGTTTATGACAATAATCCTTTACCTGATGTTGTACTTCAGGCTCCTGAAAAAACTGCTCGACAGCATTGAAAATCTCAGCCTGCGGTTTTCTCAGGCTGAGTGAAGCCAGGAAAGGGAAAAACCGGGAAAAATAACCAATTAATCGACTATCTCAACCATTTTAAACGGCACCCGGATAATGGATTCATAGTCCTCCCCTGCTTCCAGCATATCCTCATCATCCTCTTCGTAGTACCAGTTGATGATTACATCATGCTTTGCCTTAAAAATAGCTTCCAGTTTCTTGAAAACATCAAGAATGCACTTGGAAGAACTCGTATTGAAGTATTCCAGCTGAATGTTCACCTGGGTAAGAGGCGCAGGATTTTCACCGTATTTCTCAAGCCAGTCAACAAGGGGTTTATAAAATTCAATCGAATTCTCAGGAATTGACCTCCCTTTAATTTCAACCAATCCTTGCTGTGCATCAAAACGCACACTGGGTGTTTTAGGTGTTCCTTCTATAATCAGAGGTTCCATATAGGTTTAATTTAGAATTTGCTATTAATTAGTAACCTTTATTTCAAGACTAAAAAAATAATACTCGTTGTTAAAGTTCTGAAAAGAAGGTTGCAATCGTGAACCAGTTTTCCTGGCAATATCAATAAGTCCGAGCCCTCCTCCCCCCTTATCGCTGAATTTCTGATGATTCAGGATAAACTTGTACATATCCTTCAGTTCATCCGGATTCATTGAATTAATCTTATCAATTTTGTCTTTCAGCTTTTTAATCTTGTCTGACTTAATAAAATTGCCTGTGGTAATCCGGATTCCGCTTCCTTCACGAGCAACCACAACAACACCAAAGTGGCCCTCAAATTCTCCCCGAATAGCTTCCGGAAGTTCATCGGCATGGTGGTATAGATTTTGAAGGCTTTCCACCAGAACGTTGTAAACCTTTTTCCTTAACCGTGCATCCTCAGTACCTTCTCCAATCCTTGATTCAACAATTTCAAGCATATTGTTGATCATTTCGGTAGTGATGCTGCCCTTGTATGACACAATTATGTCACCTGTGTTCATCTTCTTGTAATACGCATCGAAATTAAAACTCATACGGGGCCAACATTGCTTTGGAGAAATCCTTTCCTGCAAACGTCTAACAAATATATAAAAAAATAATATTTATCAAAATCTCTCTCTGTTAATAACTTTCTTATTCGTTTTTCCTTTGTTTGAAAAACCTTATGAGACGTTTACGAAGATTTAACCAAAAAGGTTACTGTATTTCTCCGGAGCAATGAAAAAAAGTAATTCCATAAACTTTCTCATTTATACCGGAGGCGTCAGATGAAGTACTTCATTGAGTGCATCAAGGGCGTTTTTCAAACGCAGTGGACCCTCTCCGGTAATTTGTCGCCACGGAATGTTAGTACGTTCTATTTCGGTAATGTATTTTTTGAGTAACACTTCGCGCATCGGGCCTCCGTTCTCCCGAAGAGGATCAGGAACCCAGGGTATATCGGGCATACACAGCAGATAGAGGTGTACGCCACTTTGGGACAGAAATGCATCTATCCAACCGGGAACGCGCTGATACACCACATCGAACCAGACTTTTGTAATAACCAGGTCGGTGTCGAAAAAAACAACCCTGCCGGCATGTTTGTATTCCTGCAGCATTTCCTGTTTCTGCACCCGGGCTATGTGCTCTACATCCTCGTATGAATACGGCCTGGATAGAGAACTTACATAGGTTCTGGCGTACTCAGGTACCCATACCGTGCGGAATACCCGGGCAAGTTGCCTTGCAAGCTCTGTCTTTCCTGTCGATTCAGGACCGTTGATAACAACTTTCAGGATGTTACCTGCATCGTTTTTTTCCATGCAAAAAATCCCAAAATGGCAACTATTGCATAAACAGCATATAAAAATGCTGTAAAATATAATTCTCTTGAAAAATACATGAAGGAAGATACTGCGTCAACGGCTATCCACACGATCCAGTTTTCAATAATCTTCCTGGCGAGCATCCATGTTGCTGTCATGGAAAGAACGGAAGTCACTGCATCAAGAAAGGGAACAGGAGAATGGGCAAGATCGCGCAGCATAAAATAAACAGGAAGGACAGCCAGACCGGAAACCAGAAAGGAGATCATGCCCTGGCGCTGTGTTAAACGGGTTACAGGAAGCGGGCCAACGGAAGCCTTTTCTGAGGCGCCTTCTGATCCTTTTGCCCAGTGAATCCAGCCATAAATGCTCATTCCCAGGTAATAAGCCTGCAAAACCATGTTCCCGTATACTTCTGCTCTGAAAAAAACAACAATAAAAAATACCGCACTGATAATACCCAGCGCCCAAAGCAAAATGCTCTGCCTGACTGCAAAGAACAGGTATGCCAGACCGGCGATTACCCCTGCAACTTCCTCCCAGTGATTACTTAACCAATCAATGATGAATGAATTGGTCATCAGGTTACCAGTATTTGCTCATGGAAGAAATTACCTCCACTGCTTTCTGAACTGTCTTATCAGACTGATTGTAAATCTGGAAAAATTCATTTGTGTCAAACAAATCCCGTGCAATATAAGCCTTAACCAGAAGGCGTATCTGATCACCTGAAGCAGCCATACCGGCCGGATCAGGAGGCAGTTTCTGGGCCTCGGCATACGCTGTCAGCTGGTCGAGTATGGAAGAAGTAACCGAAAAGTTTTTTTCAAACAATTCAAAAGACGGATATTTGGAAGTTAACTCCCTGCGGTTACGGTCAATATACCTTACCACAAAACGGTACAGGATACCGGAATTCATAAGGGAACGATAGTAAGAGGAATAGGAAGAGGTGTCCAGGGGAACGAAAATATCCGGCATAATTCCACCGCCTCCGTAAACAGTTCTCTTTTTTTCGAGAGTATAGTATTTCAGCGAATCAGGGAACCTGATGCTGTCGGCATGAATAAACTCTCCATGCTGATAGCGTTTGATAAGATCCTGCTCATAGGCATCAATCCCGTCTTTATAGGGTTTCTGTATGGACCGGCCGGTTGGC
Proteins encoded in this region:
- a CDS encoding DUF1987 domain-containing protein; its protein translation is MEPLIIEGTPKTPSVRFDAQQGLVEIKGRSIPENSIEFYKPLVDWLEKYGENPAPLTQVNIQLEYFNTSSSKCILDVFKKLEAIFKAKHDVIINWYYEEDDEDMLEAGEDYESIIRVPFKMVEIVD
- a CDS encoding ATP-binding protein, coding for MEKNDAGNILKVVINGPESTGKTELARQLARVFRTVWVPEYARTYVSSLSRPYSYEDVEHIARVQKQEMLQEYKHAGRVVFFDTDLVITKVWFDVVYQRVPGWIDAFLSQSGVHLYLLCMPDIPWVPDPLRENGGPMREVLLKKYITEIERTNIPWRQITGEGPLRLKNALDALNEVLHLTPPV
- a CDS encoding nicotinamide mononucleotide transporter; amino-acid sequence: MTNSFIIDWLSNHWEEVAGVIAGLAYLFFAVRQSILLWALGIISAVFFIVVFFRAEVYGNMVLQAYYLGMSIYGWIHWAKGSEGASEKASVGPLPVTRLTQRQGMISFLVSGLAVLPVYFMLRDLAHSPVPFLDAVTSVLSMTATWMLARKIIENWIVWIAVDAVSSFMYFSRELYFTAFLYAVYAIVAILGFFAWKKTMQVTS